AAGATCATGCCATCTTGGCCGATATCGTCGAGCCGCCCAAGGAACGGGCTAACGAAGGTGGCCCCAGCTTTGGCTGCCAACAAGGCTTGTGAGGCTGAAAAAATTAAGGTTACATTGGTTTTGATGCCTTCGCTGGTCAATTGCTTGACAGCCTTCAAACCTTCAGCCATCAAAGGCACTTTGACCACAATGTTTGGTGCCCATTTGGCCAAAATTCGGCCTTCGCGGACTATTTCATCGGCTTGCAGTGCCACGGTTTCGGCACTGACTGGGCCGGGACAAATTTCAACAATCTCTAAAACCACATCACGGAAGTTGCGGCCTGCTTTTGCTGCTAATGAAGGGTTGGTGGTCACGCCATCAACCACACCCATCGC
This sequence is a window from Herpetosiphon gulosus. Protein-coding genes within it:
- the fsa gene encoding fructose-6-phosphate aldolase, coding for MKIFLDTADVEEIRQGVAMGVVDGVTTNPSLAAKAGRNFRDVVLEIVEICPGPVSAETVALQADEIVREGRILAKWAPNIVVKVPLMAEGLKAVKQLTSEGIKTNVTLIFSASQALLAAKAGATFVSPFLGRLDDIGQDGMILIRDIVQIFKNYNVQTEVLAASIRHPVHVLQSALAGSHVATMPFKVLQQLVKHPLTDKGIETFLVDWQQVPDAATVFAE